A region of the Methylobacterium nodulans ORS 2060 genome:
AAGACACCGTCATCGCAGATCCTCCGCACAGATGATGCGGGCGCGACGGCCGACAGGCCGAACCGGGATCGGGGGTCGTCAGGTCATCGCGTGCGCCAGTTCCATCCTTCGCGAGACCGGCCCTGATGGAGATTCGGCAGGCCGGGCCGGGGCGAGCCTAATCCACACCCGCGGGTTGGACCAAGGGGGGCCCGCAAGGAGCGCTCCTCGCGGGCGCGATCACGGTGTCTCGACCGGTCCGGTGTCGAGCCCCGCCGCCGCGACGAGCGCCCGCGTATAGGCCGCGCGCGGGCGCTCCAGCACGGCCTGCGTCTCGCCCCGCTCCACCTCGCACCCGTCGCGCAGCACCAGCACCGTGTCGGCGAGCGCGCGCACCACGGCGAGGTCGTGGCTGATGAACAGGTAGGCGAGGCCGTGCGCCGCCTGGAGGTCGCGCAGGAGCGCGACGATGTCCCGCTGCACCGTGCGGTCGAGGGCGGAGGTCGGCTCGTCGAGCACCACGACCTTCGGGCGCAGGATCATCGCCCGGGCGATGGCGATGCGCTGGCGCTGGCCGCCGGAGAAGGCATGCGGGAAACGGTGGCGCCAGTCCGGATCGAGGCGCACCTCCGCGAAGGCCTCGGCCACCCGCGCGTCGCGCTCGCGGGCGCTCAAGGCCGGCGCATGGACCCGCAGGCCCTCCGCGACGATCTCGCCCGCATTCAGCCGCGGCGAGAGCGAACCGTTCGGATCCTGGAACACCGGCTGGAAGCCTCGGCGCAGGGGGCGCAAAGCCGCCCGGTCGAGCCGCGTCAGGTCGCGGTCCTCGAAGCGCACGATCCCGGTCGCCGCCGGCTCGAGGCGCAGCAGCGCCCGCCCGAGGCTCGACTTGCCCGAGCCCGATTCGCCCACGACCCCGAGCGTCTGCCCGGCCCGCAGGGACAGGTCGATGCCCCGCACGGCAACCCGCGGGGCCGCCCGGCGCAACAGCCCGCCGCGGCCCGGATACGACACCGTGATCCCGCTTCCCTCCAGCACCACGGGCGCCCCGGCCGGGACCGGCGCCTTGCGCCCCGCAGGCTCGGCGGCGAGGAGGTCGCGCGTCTCGGGCGCCGCGGGCTGCAGGAACAGTCGCTCGGTGGGCCCGACTTCCACGAGGCGCCCGGCCCGCAGTACGGCGGTGCGCTCGGCCATCCGCCGCACCAGGCGCAGGTCGTGGGTGATGAACAGGAGCGCCAGCCCGAGCCGGGTCTTGAGGTCGGCAAGCAGCGCCAGCACCTGCGCCTGCACCGTGACGTCGAGGGCCGTGGTCGGCTCGTCCGCGATGAGGAGGTCGGGCTCGCAGGCGAGCGCCATCGCGATCATCACCCGCTGGCGCTCGCCCCCCGAGAGCTCGTGCGGATAGGCCGTGAGCCGCGCCCCCGCATCGCGCAGGCCGACGAGGCTCAGGAGGTCGAGGGCCCGGGCGCGGGCCTGCCGTCGCGACAGGCCGCGATGGGCCCGCAACGGCAGGGCGATCTGGTGGCCGATGGTGAAGAGCGGATGCAGCGCGCTCATCGGCTCCTGGAACACCATGCCGATGCGCGCCCCCCGGATGCGGTCGAGGGCCGGACGGGGCAGGCCGACGAGTTCGGTCCCATCGAACCGAACCGAGCCGGAGGCACGGGCGGTCTCCGGCAGCAGGCCCATGACCGCCAGGGCCGCCTGGCTCTTGCCGGAGCCCGATTCGCCGACGAGGGCGAGCGTCTCGCCCCGGCCGACCGCGAGGTCGAGCCCCGACAGGGCCGCGACCCCGCCATAGGAGACCGAGAGCCCGCTTAAAGTGAGGAGCGGGTCCATGCTCAGGCCGTGTGCGGATCGAGGGCGTCGCGCAACCGGTCGCCGAGGGCGTTCAGCGCGATCAGCGTCGCCACCAGGACGAGGGCCGGGGCGACGAGCATCCAGGGCGAGGTCTCGATGCTGCGCGCGCCCTCGGCGATCAGCACGCCCCAGCTCGTCATCGGCTCCTGCACGCCGAGGCCCAGGAAGGACAAGAAACTCTCCAGCAGGATCACCCGCGGGATCAGCAGTGCCGCATAGGCTGCCACCGGGCCGAGCGCGTTCGGGACCACGTGCCGGC
Encoded here:
- a CDS encoding ABC transporter ATP-binding protein; the encoded protein is MDPLLTLSGLSVSYGGVAALSGLDLAVGRGETLALVGESGSGKSQAALAVMGLLPETARASGSVRFDGTELVGLPRPALDRIRGARIGMVFQEPMSALHPLFTIGHQIALPLRAHRGLSRRQARARALDLLSLVGLRDAGARLTAYPHELSGGERQRVMIAMALACEPDLLIADEPTTALDVTVQAQVLALLADLKTRLGLALLFITHDLRLVRRMAERTAVLRAGRLVEVGPTERLFLQPAAPETRDLLAAEPAGRKAPVPAGAPVVLEGSGITVSYPGRGGLLRRAAPRVAVRGIDLSLRAGQTLGVVGESGSGKSSLGRALLRLEPAATGIVRFEDRDLTRLDRAALRPLRRGFQPVFQDPNGSLSPRLNAGEIVAEGLRVHAPALSARERDARVAEAFAEVRLDPDWRHRFPHAFSGGQRQRIAIARAMILRPKVVVLDEPTSALDRTVQRDIVALLRDLQAAHGLAYLFISHDLAVVRALADTVLVLRDGCEVERGETQAVLERPRAAYTRALVAAAGLDTGPVETP